The following are encoded in a window of Fusarium oxysporum f. sp. lycopersici 4287 chromosome 5, whole genome shotgun sequence genomic DNA:
- a CDS encoding succinate-semialdehyde dehydrogenase, whose protein sequence is MMENSEDIARLITLENGKPLADGRTEANYAAAFFEWFSEEAPRIYGETIEATNPSCRLSTIKQPVGVCGLIAPWNFPAAMITRKAGPALAAGCTVVIKAPAEAPLTALALAELAHRAGIPAGVVNVITALDNTAEVGKVLTTHPKVKKVSFTGSTGVGRLLMNQSSSTIKKLSFELGGNAPFIVFEDADLDKAVKGVIACKFRNSGQTCVCANRILVHRSIYDKFVQMVLDVVKTFVVGDGFGEKTTHGPLIHGRAVAKAAEHVEDALSKGAKLIHGGERLPHLGPNYFDLTMLTGMKPGMKICSEETFGPVAAFFAFDNEDEAIELANDSDVGLGGYFFSNNVNRCYRVAEALEVGMVGVNCGVLSDPAAPFGGIKQSGFGREGSKYGIDEFTITKMVMTNIDP, encoded by the exons ATGATGGAGAACTCGGAGGACATTGCACGACTCATTACCCTTGAGAACGGCAAGCCTCTGGCAGATGGCAGGACAGAGGCCAACTATGCAGCAGCTTTCTTTGAATGGTTTTCAGAGGAGGCCCCTAGAATTTATGGTGAGACCATTGAGGCAACAAACCCATCATGTCGTCTATCCACCATCAAACAGCCCGTAGGTGTCTGCGGCCTCATTGCACCGTGGAACTTTCCCGCTGCCATGATTACCCGAAAGGCCGGGCCTGCGCTCGCTGCTGGCTGTACTGTTGTCATTAAAGCTCCCGCTGAGGCTCCTCTGACAGCTCTTGCTCTGGCTGAGCTGGCGCATCGTGCTGGAATTCCTGCCGGCGTTGTCAACGTTATTACAGCCTTGGATAACACTGCTGAAGTGGGCAAAGTCTTGACTACACATcccaaggtcaagaaggtcTCTTTCACTGGGTCAACTGGCGTGGGCAGACTCCTTATGAACCAATCGTCATCAACGATCAAGAAATTGTCCTTTGAATTGGGTGGAAACGCTCCTTTCATCGTTTTCGAAGATGCGGACCTTGATAAGGCTGTTAAGGGTGTGATCGCCTGCAAATTCCGTAACTCGGGTCAAACTTGCGTTTGCGCCAACCGAATTCTGGTGCACCGCAGTATCTATGATAAGTTTGTCCAAATGGTCCTCGATGTTGTCAAGACCTTCGTTGTTGGTGACGGCTTTGGTGAGAAGACAACCCATGGTCCTCTCATCCATGGTCGTGCCGTagccaaggctgctgagcatgttgaagatgctcTTTCCAAGGGAGCCAAGCTTATCCACGGTGGCGAGCGTCTACCACACCTCGGTCCTAACTACTTTGACCTCACAATGTTAACTGGTATGAAGCCTGGCATGAAGATCTGTAGCGAAGAGACTTTCGGGCCTGTTGCTGCTTTCTTTGCATTCGACAACGAGGACGAAGCTATCGAGCTTGCGAACGACAGTGATGTTGGCCTTGGAGGCTATttcttcagcaacaatgTGAACCGATGTTATCGCGTGGCTGAAGCCTTAGAGGTTGGTATGGTTGGTGTAAATTGCG GCGTCCTGAGCGACCCTGCCGCTCCTTTCGGCGGCATTAAGCAGAGTGGTtttggaagagaaggaagcaaGTATGGTATCGACGAGTTTACAATCACCAAGATGGTCATGACAAATATTGATCCATAA
- a CDS encoding succinate-semialdehyde dehydrogenase translates to MTAPKLTDPTLIKNACYVNGEWVAAKSGKDFAVENPSTLEKIGNCPEFDASDTEAAIAAADAAYKTYRKTPARQRARYLRRWYDLMMENSEDIARLITLENGKPLADGRTEANYAAAFFEWFSEEAPRIYGETIEATNPSCRLSTIKQPVGVCGLIAPWNFPAAMITRKAGPALAAGCTVVIKAPAEAPLTALALAELAHRAGIPAGVVNVITALDNTAEVGKVLTTHPKVKKVSFTGSTGVGRLLMNQSSSTIKKLSFELGGNAPFIVFEDADLDKAVKGVIACKFRNSGQTCVCANRILVHRSIYDKFVQMVLDVVKTFVVGDGFGEKTTHGPLIHGRAVAKAAEHVEDALSKGAKLIHGGERLPHLGPNYFDLTMLTGMKPGMKICSEETFGPVAAFFAFDNEDEAIELANDSDVGLGGYFFSNNVNRCYRVAEALEVGMVGVNCGVLSDPAAPFGGIKQSGFGREGSKYGIDEFTITKMVMTNIDP, encoded by the exons ATGACAGCTCCAAAG CTTACCGATCCTACCCTCATCAAAAACGCGTGTTACGTCAATGGTGAATGGGTAGCTGCAAAGTCTGGGAAGGACTTTGCTGTCGAAA ACCCTTCAACCCTTGAAAAGATTGGGAACTGTCCCGAGTTCGACGCCAGTGACACCGAAGCCGCTATCGCTGCCGCCGATGCCGCATACAAGACATACCGCAAGACCCCGGCTCGCCAGCGGGCCCGGTACCTCCGCCGCTGGTATGATCTCATGATGGAGAACTCGGAGGACATTGCACGACTCATTACCCTTGAGAACGGCAAGCCTCTGGCAGATGGCAGGACAGAGGCCAACTATGCAGCAGCTTTCTTTGAATGGTTTTCAGAGGAGGCCCCTAGAATTTATGGTGAGACCATTGAGGCAACAAACCCATCATGTCGTCTATCCACCATCAAACAGCCCGTAGGTGTCTGCGGCCTCATTGCACCGTGGAACTTTCCCGCTGCCATGATTACCCGAAAGGCCGGGCCTGCGCTCGCTGCTGGCTGTACTGTTGTCATTAAAGCTCCCGCTGAGGCTCCTCTGACAGCTCTTGCTCTGGCTGAGCTGGCGCATCGTGCTGGAATTCCTGCCGGCGTTGTCAACGTTATTACAGCCTTGGATAACACTGCTGAAGTGGGCAAAGTCTTGACTACACATcccaaggtcaagaaggtcTCTTTCACTGGGTCAACTGGCGTGGGCAGACTCCTTATGAACCAATCGTCATCAACGATCAAGAAATTGTCCTTTGAATTGGGTGGAAACGCTCCTTTCATCGTTTTCGAAGATGCGGACCTTGATAAGGCTGTTAAGGGTGTGATCGCCTGCAAATTCCGTAACTCGGGTCAAACTTGCGTTTGCGCCAACCGAATTCTGGTGCACCGCAGTATCTATGATAAGTTTGTCCAAATGGTCCTCGATGTTGTCAAGACCTTCGTTGTTGGTGACGGCTTTGGTGAGAAGACAACCCATGGTCCTCTCATCCATGGTCGTGCCGTagccaaggctgctgagcatgttgaagatgctcTTTCCAAGGGAGCCAAGCTTATCCACGGTGGCGAGCGTCTACCACACCTCGGTCCTAACTACTTTGACCTCACAATGTTAACTGGTATGAAGCCTGGCATGAAGATCTGTAGCGAAGAGACTTTCGGGCCTGTTGCTGCTTTCTTTGCATTCGACAACGAGGACGAAGCTATCGAGCTTGCGAACGACAGTGATGTTGGCCTTGGAGGCTATttcttcagcaacaatgTGAACCGATGTTATCGCGTGGCTGAAGCCTTAGAGGTTGGTATGGTTGGTGTAAATTGCG GCGTCCTGAGCGACCCTGCCGCTCCTTTCGGCGGCATTAAGCAGAGTGGTtttggaagagaaggaagcaaGTATGGTATCGACGAGTTTACAATCACCAAGATGGTCATGACAAATATTGATCCATAA
- a CDS encoding 4-aminobutyrate aminotransferase, with protein sequence MPSFVESPVRTEIPGPVSKASSKRLDAIFDARAVHFVVDYDKSHDNYIVDVDGNKYLDVYAQIASIPVGYNNDTLIEAAKSPEMISALVNRPAIGNFPSDQWVDILRNGLMKVAPKGLSYIFTAQSGSEANELAYKAAFMLYSRRKRGDADWNEEEINSCLENSKPGSPELAIMSFKNSFHGRGFGSLSTTRSKAVHKLDIPSFNWPQAPFPALKYPLEEHVEENAAEEKRCLEEVERIMTTWHCPVAGLIVEPIQSEGGDNHASPAFFQGLRDITKKHGSVLIADEVQTGFGATGSFWGHDHWNLTSPPDMVTFSKKAQTAGYFFGNEMLIPDKAYRQFNTWIGDPARVIMCKAVIQEILDKKLVEQTARVGTHLYAELARLAAKYPEHIQNLRGKDQGTFIAFDTKDPAGLVRSMRHIGVNIGTCGKNTVRLRPMLIFQEEHIPILINAFDKVIGAL encoded by the exons ATGCCTTCCTTCGTTGAGTCCCCCGTTCGCACGGAGATTCCTGGCCCTGTCTCCAAGGCCAGCTCCAAGCGTCTGGATGCCATTTTCGATGCCCGTGCCGTTCACTTCGTTGTCGACTACGACAAGTCTCACGATAACTA CatcgtcgatgttgatggcaACAAGTACCTCGATGTCTACGCCCAGATTGCTTCCATCCCTGTCGGATACAACAACGACACTCTGATCGAGGCTGCCAAGTCCCCCGAAATGATCTCCGCTCTCGTCAACCGTCCTGCGATTGGCAACTTTCCTTCTGACCAATGGGTCGATATCCTCCGTAACGGCCTCATGAAGGTCGCCCCCAAGGGCCTCAGCTACATCTTCACTGCTCAGTCCGGATCTGAGGCCAACGAGCTTGCCTACAAGGCTGCTTTCATGCTCTACAGTCGCCGCAAGCGTGGCGACGCTGACTGgaatgaggaggagatcaACTCTTGCCTTGAGAACTCCAAGCCTGGCTCTCCTGAGCTCGCCATCATGAGTTTCAAGAACTCTTTCCACGGCCGTGGTTTCGGCTCCCTCTCCACCACCCGCTCCAAGGCTGTCCACAAGCTTGATATCCCTAGCTTCAACTGGCCCCAGGCCCCCTTCCCTGCTCTCAAGTACCCTCTTGAGGAGCACGTCGAGGAGAACGCTGCCGAGGAGAAGCGATgccttgaagaagtcgagcGCATCATGACCACGTGGCATTGCCCCGTTGCCGGTCTCATTGTTGAGCCCATTCAGTCCGAGGGTGGTGACAACCACGCCTCCCCGGCTTTCTTCCAGGGTCTCCGTGATATTACCAAGAAGCACGGATCCGTTCTCATTGCCGACGAGGTGCAGACCGGTTTCGGTGCCACCGGTTCCTTCTGGGGACATGATCACTGGAACCTGACCTCTCCTCCAGACATGGTTACCTTCTCCAAGAAGGCCCAGACTGCTGGTTACTTCTTTGGTAACGAGATGCTCATTCCCGATAAGGCTTACCGTCAGTTCAACACCTGGATCGGCGACCCTGCCCGTGTCATCATGTGCAAGGCTGTCATCCAGGAGATTCTTGacaagaagcttgttgagcagaCGGCCCGCGTGGGCACTCACCTTTATGCTGAGCTTGCGCGCCTTGCTGCCAAATACCCTGAACATATCCAGAATCTCCGTGGAAAAGACCAGGGCACTTTCATTGCTTTCGATACCAAGGACCCTGCTGGTCTCGTTCGCTCCATGCGCCATATCGGTGTGAACATTGGTACTTGCGGCAAGAACACTGTCCGCCTCCGACCTATGCTCATCTTCCAAGAGGAGCACATTCCTATTCTCATCAACGCCTTTGACAAGGTTATTGGTGCTCTGTAA